One Dictyoglomus thermophilum H-6-12 DNA window includes the following coding sequences:
- a CDS encoding L-threonylcarbamoyladenylate synthase, producing the protein MAIVLKVDKDNPDLEALEKAAQVLDAGGLVAFPTETVYGLGADALNPEAVRKIFVAKGRPQDNPIIVHVGKKEQVYSLAENVSPIAERLMERFWPGPLTLIFYKSNLVNDIVTAGSPKVGIRQPMNKVALKLLEIFGRPIAAPSANASGRPSPTRAEHVIEDLGDRIDMIIDGGEVSFGVESTVLDVTTDPPIIYRPGACPKEEIERVIGRKVLLWRGKKTEDIPSPGLKYRHYAPKVPLYIIEEFNEIWQNKIDIWLKEGKKVGILVSKENEGLYPDIVKKYVVGSRNNLKEVALNLFFYLRKLEKEVDIIISESFPEEGIGLAIMDRLRRAAGEG; encoded by the coding sequence ATGGCAATAGTATTAAAAGTAGATAAAGATAATCCAGATTTAGAGGCTTTAGAAAAAGCTGCACAAGTGCTTGATGCAGGGGGGCTTGTAGCTTTTCCTACGGAAACAGTTTATGGACTTGGAGCTGATGCTTTAAATCCAGAAGCAGTGAGGAAAATTTTCGTGGCAAAAGGCAGACCTCAAGACAATCCTATTATTGTTCATGTTGGCAAAAAGGAGCAAGTGTATAGTCTTGCTGAAAATGTCTCTCCTATAGCTGAAAGGCTTATGGAAAGGTTTTGGCCTGGACCTTTAACTTTAATATTTTATAAATCTAATCTTGTGAACGATATTGTTACTGCTGGAAGTCCTAAGGTTGGCATAAGACAGCCAATGAATAAAGTTGCTCTTAAGCTTCTTGAGATCTTTGGTAGACCTATTGCTGCTCCTTCAGCGAATGCTTCTGGAAGACCTAGTCCAACAAGAGCAGAACATGTTATTGAAGATTTGGGAGATAGAATTGATATGATAATAGATGGTGGAGAGGTGAGTTTTGGAGTAGAATCTACGGTGCTTGATGTGACCACAGATCCACCTATTATATATAGACCGGGTGCTTGTCCTAAAGAGGAAATTGAAAGAGTAATTGGAAGAAAAGTATTACTTTGGAGGGGAAAAAAGACAGAGGATATTCCATCTCCTGGGTTAAAGTACAGACATTATGCACCAAAAGTTCCTTTATATATTATTGAAGAGTTTAATGAAATATGGCAAAATAAAATAGATATCTGGCTAAAAGAAGGTAAAAAGGTGGGTATTTTGGTTTCGAAGGAAAATGAAGGTCTTTATCCTGATATTGTTAAAAAATACGTTGTAGGAAGCAGAAATAATCTGAAAGAAGTTGCTTTGAATTTATTTTTTTATTTACGTAAACTAGAAAAAGAAGTAGATATAATAATTTCAGAGTCTTTTCCTGAGGAAGGAATTGGTCTTGCCATAATGGATAGATTAAGAAGAGCAGCAGGAGAGGGATAA
- a CDS encoding serine hydroxymethyltransferase: MRYLPEVDPEIYEAIKSEEYREEYHLELIASENFVSRAVLEAQGSVLTNKYAEGYPGKRYYGGCMYVDKVEDIARERVKTIYGAEHANVQPHSGSQANMAVYFVVLNPGDNVLGMNLAHGGHLTHGSPVNFSGKLYNFYFYGVDRDTEMINYDSVWNLAKEVKPKLIVAGASAYPRIIDFEKFAQIAEDVGAYFMVDMAHIAGLVAAGLHPSPVPYAHFVTSTTHKTLRGPRGGFILCKKEFAKEIDKAVFPGIQGGPLMHVIAAKAVAFKEAMTPEFKEYQKQIILNAKAMAEELMRLGYRLVSGGTDNHLMLVDLRDKGITGKEAEKALEEAGITVNKNAIPFDPQPPTVTSGIRIGTPALTTRGMKEDEMRYVARLIHEVLSNFKDSKVKEKVKKEVEELCKQFPIYRKEN, encoded by the coding sequence GTGAGGTATTTACCAGAGGTTGATCCTGAAATTTACGAGGCCATTAAGAGTGAGGAGTATAGAGAAGAATATCATTTAGAACTTATTGCTTCTGAAAATTTTGTGAGTAGAGCTGTTTTAGAGGCTCAAGGTTCTGTTCTTACCAATAAATATGCTGAAGGTTATCCCGGAAAGAGGTATTATGGTGGATGTATGTATGTGGATAAGGTAGAAGATATAGCAAGGGAGAGAGTAAAGACAATATATGGAGCTGAGCATGCTAATGTACAACCCCATTCAGGTAGCCAAGCCAATATGGCTGTTTATTTTGTGGTTTTAAATCCTGGAGATAATGTTCTGGGGATGAATCTTGCTCATGGTGGACACTTGACGCATGGAAGTCCTGTTAATTTTTCAGGAAAGTTATATAATTTTTATTTTTATGGCGTAGATAGAGATACGGAAATGATAAATTATGATTCAGTTTGGAACTTGGCAAAAGAGGTAAAACCTAAGCTAATAGTTGCTGGTGCAAGTGCTTATCCGAGAATTATAGACTTTGAAAAATTTGCTCAAATAGCAGAGGACGTAGGTGCTTATTTCATGGTAGACATGGCTCATATAGCTGGACTTGTTGCTGCAGGATTGCATCCATCTCCTGTTCCTTATGCGCATTTTGTTACGAGTACTACTCATAAAACCTTAAGAGGACCGAGGGGTGGATTTATTTTATGTAAAAAAGAATTTGCCAAGGAAATTGACAAGGCAGTGTTCCCAGGAATTCAAGGAGGACCCTTGATGCACGTGATAGCTGCTAAGGCAGTAGCCTTTAAAGAAGCAATGACCCCTGAATTTAAGGAATATCAGAAGCAGATAATTTTAAATGCAAAGGCTATGGCAGAAGAACTTATGAGATTAGGATATAGACTTGTGAGTGGTGGAACTGACAATCATCTCATGCTGGTAGATCTGAGGGATAAGGGAATAACTGGAAAAGAGGCAGAGAAAGCTCTGGAGGAGGCTGGTATAACTGTGAATAAGAATGCAATACCTTTTGATCCTCAACCTCCTACAGTAACTAGTGGAATTAGGATAGGTACTCCTGCATTAACTACTCGTGGAATGAAAGAAGATGAGATGAGATATGTAGCAAGGTTGATTCATGAGGTTCTTTCAAACTTTAAGGATAGTAAAGTGAAAGAAAAGGTTAAAAAAGAAGTAGAAGAACTTTGTAAACAATTTCCAATTTATAGAAAGGAGAATTAA
- the rpiB gene encoding ribose 5-phosphate isomerase B, producing the protein MKIAIGADHAGYMLKEELKHWLDEWNIPYHDFGTYSPERVDYPDYGILVARAVAKGGFEKGILICGTGIGMSIVANKVKGIRAALCRDPYEAKLSREHNDANILALGGRILGFDLAKEIVRVWLNTEFSGGRHKVRIDKISRIEEDEL; encoded by the coding sequence ATGAAAATTGCAATAGGAGCTGATCATGCGGGGTATATGTTAAAAGAAGAATTGAAACATTGGCTTGATGAATGGAATATTCCCTATCATGATTTTGGGACTTATTCTCCTGAAAGAGTAGATTACCCTGATTATGGAATCCTTGTGGCAAGGGCAGTTGCGAAAGGTGGTTTTGAAAAAGGAATTTTAATATGTGGTACAGGGATAGGTATGAGTATTGTAGCAAATAAAGTAAAAGGGATAAGAGCTGCGCTATGTAGAGATCCATATGAGGCAAAATTAAGTAGAGAACACAATGATGCTAACATATTAGCTTTAGGTGGTAGAATTTTAGGCTTTGATCTTGCAAAGGAGATAGTTAGGGTATGGTTAAACACTGAGTTTAGTGGGGGTAGACATAAGGTAAGAATAGATAAAATCTCGAGGATTGAGGAGGATGAGCTGTGA
- a CDS encoding HemK/PrmC family methyltransferase: MAQPLREVLIWLKKEIEKFNPESAWLEAELLIAFVLNKERAFIYTIDFLEEEKIEEIKRLLDLRKKGIPLNYIIKKKEFYNTEFFIEKGVLIPRNETEILIEVAKDSILREGYYRVAEVGVGSGNISITLAKEFENIKIYACDISPKAIKIARFNAEINKVSDKIEFFYGPFIYPLIYRNIDFEILLSNPPYVASYEFPFLQKEVKREPWEALYGGWDGCEFYRTLFKILKDKGKKFVAILEISPFIYKKVLNIVKRFFNNVIVESFEDSLGYKRVLRVVWQ, encoded by the coding sequence TTGGCGCAACCTCTTAGAGAAGTTTTGATATGGTTGAAGAAGGAAATCGAGAAATTTAATCCTGAATCAGCATGGTTAGAAGCTGAACTATTAATAGCTTTTGTATTAAATAAGGAAAGAGCATTTATATATACAATTGATTTTTTAGAAGAAGAAAAAATAGAGGAAATCAAAAGGCTTCTAGATTTAAGAAAGAAAGGTATTCCTTTAAATTATATAATTAAGAAAAAAGAGTTTTACAATACCGAATTTTTTATTGAAAAAGGGGTCCTCATACCAAGAAATGAAACGGAAATATTAATAGAAGTTGCAAAAGATTCTATTTTGAGGGAAGGGTATTATAGAGTAGCAGAAGTTGGGGTTGGTAGTGGAAATATCTCTATAACTCTTGCTAAGGAGTTTGAGAACATAAAGATATATGCTTGTGATATATCTCCAAAGGCCATAAAAATAGCAAGGTTTAATGCTGAGATAAATAAGGTTTCTGATAAAATTGAGTTCTTTTATGGACCATTTATTTATCCCCTTATTTATAGAAATATCGATTTTGAAATCTTATTAAGTAATCCTCCTTATGTGGCTTCTTATGAATTTCCTTTTTTGCAAAAGGAAGTTAAAAGAGAACCATGGGAAGCTCTTTATGGAGGATGGGATGGATGTGAATTTTATAGAACTCTTTTTAAGATTTTGAAAGATAAAGGGAAGAAATTTGTGGCTATATTGGAAATATCTCCTTTTATATATAAAAAAGTTTTAAACATTGTAAAAAGATTTTTTAATAATGTAATAGTAGAATCTTTTGAAGATAGTTTAGGATATAAGAGGGTCTTGAGGGTCGTATGGCAATAG
- the prfA gene encoding peptide chain release factor 1, producing MLQKLVLDKLEEIEKRFKEIENLLTKEEIISDLSRYQSLLKERAKIEEIVEKFSEYKKLLKEREDLEVMTKEEQDEDLRSLAEAELEEIEKKLEKIEFDLKALLLPKDPNDEKNIIMEIRAGTGGEEAALFAADLFRMYVGYAQKKGWKVEIVSSNPTGLGGYKEIIFIVEGKGAYSRLKFESGVHRVQRVPITESSGRIHTSTATVAVLPEMEEVDVEIDPKDLRIETFRSGGAGGQHVNKTESGVRITHIPSGIVVQCQDERSQHQNREKAMKVLRARLYEYYQREKENEIASQRRQQVGTGERSEKIRTYNFPQRRVTDHRINYSSFQLEEVLSGELDEFIDRLILAEKEEQIKKLFEEVGATS from the coding sequence ATGCTTCAGAAGTTGGTTCTTGATAAATTAGAAGAAATAGAAAAGAGATTTAAAGAGATAGAAAATCTTCTCACTAAAGAGGAGATCATTTCTGATTTAAGCAGATATCAGTCTTTGTTAAAAGAAAGAGCAAAGATAGAAGAGATAGTAGAGAAATTTAGTGAATATAAGAAACTGCTTAAAGAAAGAGAAGATCTCGAAGTTATGACTAAAGAAGAACAAGACGAGGATTTACGCTCTCTTGCAGAAGCAGAATTAGAAGAGATTGAAAAGAAACTTGAAAAAATCGAGTTTGATTTAAAGGCTCTTCTTTTGCCAAAGGATCCTAACGATGAAAAAAACATTATTATGGAGATAAGAGCAGGTACTGGGGGAGAAGAGGCTGCATTATTTGCTGCTGATCTTTTTAGAATGTATGTAGGATATGCCCAGAAAAAGGGATGGAAAGTAGAGATTGTTAGTTCCAACCCTACAGGACTTGGGGGATATAAAGAAATAATATTTATAGTTGAAGGAAAAGGAGCATACAGTAGACTAAAGTTTGAGAGTGGAGTGCATAGGGTTCAAAGAGTTCCCATAACGGAGTCCAGTGGAAGAATTCATACTTCTACTGCTACAGTAGCTGTACTTCCTGAGATGGAAGAGGTTGATGTTGAGATTGATCCTAAGGATCTCAGGATAGAGACTTTTAGATCAGGTGGAGCAGGCGGTCAGCACGTTAATAAGACCGAATCGGGTGTGAGAATTACTCATATCCCTTCTGGTATTGTAGTACAGTGCCAAGATGAGAGATCCCAACATCAAAATAGAGAAAAGGCAATGAAAGTCTTGAGGGCAAGACTTTACGAATATTATCAAAGAGAAAAGGAAAATGAGATTGCATCTCAAAGAAGACAGCAAGTAGGTACAGGAGAAAGAAGTGAAAAAATTAGGACTTACAATTTTCCTCAAAGAAGAGTAACAGATCACCGAATTAATTATTCCTCTTTCCAATTAGAAGAGGTATTATCGGGAGAGTTAGATGAGTTTATTGATAGATTGATTCTTGCTGAAAAAGAAGAGCAAATCAAGAAGTTATTTGAGGAAGTTGGCGCAACCTCTTAG
- a CDS encoding AsmA family protein: protein MKKVTKVLLIFTSILISLIFFVIITSPFWVKPLIYYILEKNFGNYIRAEDVRYIFPNKLQISTLEIGDFASFSNASISLQNLIKLSPVNIELTKPKITVIHNEKGEWIFPQIPGIDASKPGGSSSINVEIKAKIKDGIVIVRDLRIKKDIEIGKVNGDLSWKNQVITYSVSTFIDNQQIKSYGNYDFSKEKGSLTFEFKNALANVWAPIFLSDIFQIEKGYFTGWINTQGEKSFWSATGEINASKVEGKIASFSPKFADVSTKVKIEGENITILEGKGKLWEADIKFLGKVSPTPNLSISFGNLNLEKVDKEFFKNSINLKGNAKGEILISDSWEETVVKGYIVAEKGSIYNFVFDSIRVNTDSKLPLISLEILGNLDVGSLTGKASLNLKSGFITLKLDANNIKVEKIAEVFNLPKMEGKGDVIIEAKKDKKWKILVSGVIENGRLGEYSAENIKFNFENEDIDFNLPLGDSFFFQRG from the coding sequence ATGAAGAAAGTAACTAAAGTTTTATTAATCTTTACTTCTATATTAATCTCTTTAATATTTTTTGTAATTATTACCTCTCCTTTTTGGGTCAAACCATTGATTTATTATATTCTTGAGAAGAATTTCGGGAATTATATAAGGGCTGAAGATGTAAGGTATATTTTTCCAAATAAACTACAAATATCTACTTTAGAAATAGGAGATTTTGCTAGTTTTTCTAATGCAAGTATTTCTCTGCAAAATCTTATAAAACTTTCTCCTGTTAATATAGAATTGACTAAGCCTAAAATAACTGTTATTCACAATGAAAAGGGAGAATGGATTTTTCCTCAAATACCGGGAATTGATGCCTCTAAGCCTGGAGGCTCAAGCAGTATAAATGTAGAGATAAAGGCAAAGATTAAGGATGGAATAGTTATTGTTAGAGATTTAAGGATTAAGAAAGATATAGAGATCGGAAAGGTAAATGGTGACTTGAGTTGGAAAAACCAAGTTATTACTTATAGTGTGTCTACTTTTATTGATAATCAACAAATAAAAAGTTATGGTAATTATGACTTCTCTAAGGAAAAAGGCAGTCTAACCTTTGAGTTTAAGAATGCTTTGGCTAATGTATGGGCTCCAATTTTTCTATCTGATATATTTCAGATCGAAAAAGGTTATTTTACTGGGTGGATAAATACTCAGGGGGAGAAAAGTTTTTGGTCTGCAACTGGAGAAATTAATGCATCCAAAGTTGAGGGTAAGATTGCTTCTTTTAGTCCTAAATTCGCAGATGTGAGTACAAAGGTGAAAATTGAAGGAGAAAATATAACAATCCTTGAGGGGAAAGGTAAACTCTGGGAAGCAGATATAAAATTTTTAGGTAAAGTTTCTCCCACACCTAACTTAAGTATAAGTTTTGGAAATTTAAATTTAGAAAAAGTAGATAAAGAATTTTTCAAAAATAGTATCAATTTAAAAGGAAATGCAAAAGGTGAAATTCTTATCTCTGATTCTTGGGAAGAAACTGTGGTAAAAGGTTATATTGTTGCTGAAAAAGGTTCTATATATAATTTTGTTTTTGATAGCATAAGGGTGAATACAGACTCAAAATTGCCTTTGATAAGTTTAGAGATTTTAGGGAATCTTGATGTTGGTTCTTTAACAGGAAAGGCCTCTTTGAATTTAAAGAGTGGTTTTATTACCTTAAAACTTGATGCTAATAATATCAAGGTAGAAAAGATAGCAGAGGTCTTTAATCTTCCTAAAATGGAGGGAAAAGGAGACGTTATAATAGAGGCCAAGAAGGATAAGAAGTGGAAAATATTGGTAAGTGGTGTTATTGAGAATGGTAGGCTCGGAGAATACTCTGCAGAAAATATTAAATTTAACTTCGAAAATGAAGATATAGACTTCAATTTACCCCTTGGTGATAGTTTTTTTTTCCAAAGAGGTTAA
- a CDS encoding low molecular weight protein arginine phosphatase: MKIVFVCSGNTCRSPMAEYLFRDIVKKLNLSNIEVTSAGIFTYEGREPSYLSVKVMIERGIDISSHRSRKLTFDLIKEASLIYTMTKDQLFVLGEMYPEFKNKILTLGEEDIEDPFGLDIEKYREVRDKIEKAITKIVENLKERVVR, from the coding sequence ATGAAGATAGTTTTTGTGTGCAGTGGAAATACATGTAGAAGTCCAATGGCAGAATATCTTTTTAGGGATATTGTAAAAAAGCTTAATCTCTCTAATATAGAGGTAACTTCTGCAGGTATTTTTACTTACGAGGGCAGGGAACCTTCATATCTTTCAGTAAAGGTAATGATAGAGCGAGGAATAGATATATCTTCTCATAGGTCTAGGAAGTTAACCTTTGACTTGATTAAAGAGGCTTCTTTAATTTACACTATGACTAAAGATCAATTATTCGTATTAGGGGAAATGTATCCTGAGTTCAAAAATAAAATTTTGACTCTTGGAGAAGAGGATATTGAGGATCCTTTTGGACTTGATATTGAAAAATATAGAGAAGTTCGTGATAAGATAGAAAAAGCAATAACAAAAATTGTTGAAAATTTGAAGGAGAGGGTAGTAAGATGA
- the upp gene encoding uracil phosphoribosyltransferase, producing MVIVVDHPLVQHKLTKLRDKNTGPKEFRELLFEISSLMLYEVTKNLPTKEVEVETPLGIAKGKVLDNKDLAIVPILRAGLVMADGMLQILPSAKVGHIGLYRDPETLKPVQYYTKLPEDIDKREVIVVDPMLATGGSAVAAISILKAKGVKDIKFVCIISAPEGIETLRNSHPDVDIYTAAIDERLNDHGYIIPGLGDAGDRLFGTK from the coding sequence ATGGTTATAGTTGTGGATCATCCTTTAGTTCAGCATAAGCTGACAAAACTTAGAGATAAAAACACAGGTCCCAAAGAATTTAGAGAGCTTCTTTTTGAAATCTCTAGTCTTATGTTATACGAGGTCACAAAAAATTTGCCTACAAAGGAGGTAGAGGTAGAAACTCCTTTAGGTATAGCAAAGGGAAAAGTTTTAGATAATAAAGATTTAGCTATTGTTCCAATCTTAAGGGCTGGACTTGTAATGGCTGATGGTATGTTGCAAATTCTTCCTTCGGCAAAAGTGGGACATATTGGACTTTATAGAGATCCTGAAACTTTAAAACCTGTTCAATATTATACAAAGCTTCCCGAGGATATAGATAAGAGAGAGGTTATAGTTGTAGATCCTATGCTTGCCACTGGTGGTTCTGCAGTGGCAGCTATTTCAATTTTAAAGGCTAAAGGAGTTAAAGATATTAAGTTCGTATGTATTATAAGTGCTCCAGAGGGAATAGAGACTTTAAGAAATAGTCATCCTGATGTTGATATATATACTGCTGCTATAGATGAAAGGTTAAATGATCATGGGTATATTATACCGGGGTTAGGCGATGCAGGAGATAGGCTCTTTGGAACAAAATGA
- the murA gene encoding UDP-N-acetylglucosamine 1-carboxyvinyltransferase — MIGDLHVRKDKFVIEGGHKLRGEIEIWGSKNASLPIMAASVLNSGDLILDNVPPVKDNITMAEILKFLGMEVEFLGGDRLHIKGEPKGWRAPYELVSKMRASFELMGPLLARFGEAEIPYPGGCRIGLRPVDLHIKGFESLGAEVTVEKGYVCARAKKGLKGTKIHLDKPSVGATRNIMMAAVMAEGETVIENAACEPEVVDLGNFLRMMGAEIEGLGTSTIYIKGKKELKPVDYYKVIPDRIAAGTFIIAGVMLGKDLIIKNVEPEHLQSLFIKLKEAGVESFQIKEREVRVKAAKNWKGIEVTTMPYPGFPTDLQPQMMVFLSLAQGSSLIVETVFENRFLHVGELLRLGAKISIDGRTALIQGVEKLKGAPVEATDLRAGAALVLAGLVAEGITEVLDVGEHIDRGYVALEDKLSSLGAKIKRVYYEESN; from the coding sequence ATGATAGGTGATCTACATGTGAGAAAAGACAAGTTTGTCATTGAGGGAGGACACAAACTTAGGGGAGAAATAGAGATATGGGGAAGCAAAAATGCTTCTTTACCCATAATGGCTGCCTCTGTTTTGAACTCTGGTGATTTAATTCTTGATAATGTGCCTCCTGTTAAAGACAACATCACTATGGCTGAGATATTAAAATTTTTAGGAATGGAAGTAGAATTTCTTGGTGGCGATAGATTACATATAAAGGGTGAACCTAAGGGATGGAGAGCTCCATATGAACTTGTTTCTAAAATGAGAGCATCTTTTGAATTGATGGGACCTTTACTTGCTCGTTTTGGAGAAGCGGAAATTCCTTACCCAGGTGGTTGTAGAATAGGGCTGAGACCAGTAGACTTACATATTAAGGGTTTTGAAAGTTTAGGGGCAGAGGTTACAGTTGAAAAGGGTTATGTATGCGCAAGAGCTAAAAAAGGATTAAAAGGTACAAAAATACATTTAGATAAGCCGAGTGTAGGAGCTACAAGGAATATAATGATGGCTGCAGTTATGGCAGAGGGAGAGACAGTTATTGAAAATGCTGCTTGCGAGCCCGAAGTAGTAGATTTAGGGAACTTCTTAAGGATGATGGGGGCAGAGATTGAAGGATTAGGGACATCTACTATTTATATAAAAGGTAAAAAAGAGTTAAAGCCTGTAGACTACTATAAAGTTATTCCTGATAGAATTGCAGCAGGGACTTTTATTATTGCTGGGGTAATGTTGGGAAAAGATCTAATTATAAAAAATGTTGAACCTGAACATTTACAAAGCTTATTTATAAAGCTAAAAGAAGCTGGAGTGGAGAGTTTTCAAATCAAGGAGAGAGAAGTAAGAGTTAAGGCAGCAAAAAATTGGAAAGGTATAGAGGTAACTACAATGCCTTATCCTGGTTTTCCTACTGATCTTCAGCCTCAAATGATGGTATTTTTAAGTCTTGCTCAAGGGAGTAGTTTGATTGTAGAAACAGTTTTTGAAAATAGATTTCTTCACGTAGGAGAACTATTACGTCTTGGTGCTAAGATAAGTATAGATGGTAGAACAGCATTAATTCAGGGTGTGGAAAAACTTAAAGGGGCACCTGTAGAGGCCACAGACTTAAGAGCTGGTGCTGCTCTTGTGCTTGCAGGGTTGGTGGCTGAGGGAATTACTGAGGTTTTAGATGTGGGAGAACATATTGATAGGGGTTATGTAGCCTTAGAGGATAAACTATCGAGTTTGGGTGCTAAGATTAAAAGGGTCTATTATGAAGAAAGTAACTAA